GCGAATTGGAATGGAATAATCGAAAAAATAAGTTATAAGGCGATTATTATCTTAGTTAATCCTGCCTACACTTCAACGACCTGTCCTATATGCGGGAGTAGAATGGAGTCCCAAGAAGGGCAGGTCGTTTGCTATAATTGTTCAAACTCTTTTAATCGCCAAGTAGTTGGCTGTTTTAATATTTTTAAACGAGGTTTGAATGTAATCAAAAGGTTTATGGGTGGCTCTGGGGTTACCACGACAGGGGCAGAGGTCTCTGCTAAGAGACTGATGACGCCCAATCCCAACGTAGTTTATTATGTGGATTTAAATGGCAAATATCTTAAATGTATATAATTGTCCATATTTGACTACGTTGGGAGAACCCCATATAAATCAATGGAGGATAGGGATGCTTTAAATCTTATAAACCTAAAAATTTTGAGGCTGGATGAAGAAATAATGATGGATTTTGATAGCGAAGTTAGGAGCATATCAAAAATTGCATTGAAAGTTTGTGGTTATGAGATAAAGAATGAGATTGAATTAAAATTAAAAGGAAGGAGAAGAAGAAAACTCTCAGAAAAACAGATAAATAGAATAAACAAATTAATCAATATGTTAGAGTTAATTAAGGAATTTATTGAAAGGAAGGAGTTTAAATCATCAATTGACTATGAGGCATTATTTTTGATAAGTTTAAAAGTCCATAGAATTGAAGAGGGGATTTTGACGAATTTCGAGGAAGAAGTTGATTCAATTTTAAAAATGGCGAGGAAAGTTGGTAATTATGAGTTGAGGAAGAGAATTGAGGAGATTTTAGGTAATTAAGTTATGATGTTTGAAATATTCGATATTTAATTTTTGAGTATGTTTATTTTTATTATGGATGTAAAAAATTATTTATAACAAAATTTCAATATTGTTTTTTGGTGAAATTATGTCTACTACTTATGAACTCATTATTTATGGTAAGGTGCAGCATGTTGGATTCAGGGATAGAATTGAAAACATAGGTAAAGGATTGGGCATAGATGGAATTGTTTATAACTTTAAAGATGGAACTGTTAGGATTTTAGCAAATTTTGAAGATGAAGATATTAAAGAATTTTTTAAAAAAAGCATAAAAATGTTAGAGAAAAAAGATAATCTTATAAAAATAGATAAGATTGAAGAAAAAGAATTAAATGCATTCATTGAGTTTCCAGAGGGTATTAACAGAATTTCTGCAGATGATTTGTTAGAGTTAAATAAAAAGTTAGATGAGGGTGTCAAATACATTAAATTAATCTTTGGTTCTTTGGAAGAATTAAATGTCAAAGTTGATAAGCAAACAGAAATTTTGGAAAAATTGAACGTCAAAATGGATAAACAGACAGAAATATTGGAAAAATTAAATGCCAAAATGGATAAGCAAACAGAAATTTTAACTGAACTCAAAAAAGGACACGATGAAGTGAGAGAAACATTAAATAAAATGGTTGAAATTTTAGAAAAAATTCTTAAATAACTTCTGTCTTTTCTGCAATTTCTTTTGCTTTCTCTTTGCTAATCCCATGCCTTAAAATTGTATATCTATTCCTTATTTTGTGGGCAATGGTTAATGCTTCTATAATCAAGTCCTCATCAATTTCCAGTTCCTTTGCAGTTGTTGGGGCATTTACCTTTTTTAATGATAATTTGATTTTTTCAGACAAACCTTTTAATTTCTCATTTTCTAACTCATGCAAATAGGACATCATTATAGTCCCAATTCCGCATTGTTCTCCATGCAGAGAATTTATTTTTAAGTCATACTCCTTCTTTAAATGGTCCAATGCATGGGAAAATAAATGCTCGCTTCCAGAAGCAGGTCTTGATGAATGGGCAATGGAAATGGTTATGCCACTCGCTATGAGGGATTTCACCAATTTTTTTGGATATTCCTCCAAATTAGAATTTAGAACATAATCAATCAATTCCTTTGCAATTGTCTTTGAAAAGATTGCTGAGCTCTCACTGTACTCTTCCCCAATTTCTCTGTGGGCAAGTTTCCAATCTAAGACAGCGGTGATATTTGATACAATATCCCCCATTCCCGCACTTAGCAACCTCTTTGGAGATTTTTTTATAATGTTAATGTCTGCAATAATTGCTATTGGTGCCTCTGTCATAAATGATGGCTGTCTTATAGAAACAATCGGAGATGCAATGCCATCATTTGATGCGGTCGTAGGGATGCTCAAAAAAGGAATTCCCAATTTGTATGCAATTAGTTTTCCAGTATCTATTGCTCTCCCCCCACCTAAACCAATAATGGAGTCATATTTGTAGTATTTACTAACTTCAAATTCATCTATATCAATCTCATCATAATATTGTATGTCAAAATCAAATTTGCAGTATTTTTTTGTGTTTTTTCCAGTTATGACAAGGGGATTTTTTAGATTTAATTTTTTTAAGATGTCCGTGGTTTGGTATATAGCATTTTCTTTAATTAGTATATACCTTGGAATGACAATCATTTTTTCCCTTTGTGTGTTTTTTGTTTGAATATTGGTAAGAAATATTTTATTTGTTTTTTGGTAGTTGTGCATAATTATGGCGATTTTGAACTTATTTTGACGTAAGAAATTTTTGGAGGATTATAAATTAAGCGAAATTTTAAATAAGCTTAATTCATCCCTTTAATTTCATTGATGATGTGGTTATCGAACCGAAGGTTCGAGTATAGTTGTTTGCGTTAATATAGTCGTGTGCGAATTTTTTAAACTTATTTATGCATTAATGAATTTTTAAATAACCTTTATTCTTCCTTAAAATATACGGCAAAACCTTTTAGGTTTTGCCAAAAAATTGAAATAAGGTATAAATCTTTAAGAATTTGTCAATAGCATATTTCCAAATTATACGGCAAAACCCAAAGGGTTTTGCCAAATATTTCTAACGCACACGACTATAATTGGATGTATTCATTTAAATAAATTAAGGATGAATAAACCAAATTAATGGCAAAACAAAGTTTTACCGTATAATTCCGCGAACAACTATAATGAAAACTGGGTTTTCATTTAATTTATAAAGAAAGCAACTATAATATCTGCGTTGTTGTGTAATTTATGGTATTTAAAAATTTATTATGATTACGTAGGTATTAAAAATTTTACATACAACTATAATTGTTGCTAAAACCTTAAATATCAATATGCTTAATTCTTTCTTAGTATATTGTGGATTGGTGATGGTAATGAAAATAAATTCTGAAGAAATTTTGGAAAATGCAATAAAAGCATTTAAATTAACAACGAAGCACCATGGAAATTACACTTCACTTGAGAGAGCATTATTTTTAGGGTGGTACTGCAACCTAAAAAACCCTTGTAAGTTCTGTTATATGTCAACGCAAAAAAATAAGATAAAAGACCCTTTAAAGGCAAGGAGGAGATTGGAGACAATTTTGGCAGAGGCAATTTTAATGAAGAGAATAGGGTGGAAGTTAGAGTTTATCTCTGGAGGATATGGATATACAAGCAAGGAAATTAATGATATTGTTGAAATGGTTGCCTATGTGCAAAAATCAAGGCAATACCTGAATGTTGGACTTGTGGATTTTGATAACCTTAATTTGGATGTTATTGAAGGTGTTGTTGGGGCAGTGGAGACGGTTAATGAGGAACTTCATGATTACCTATGTCCAGATAAACCAATTGAAAAAATAAAGGATATGCTTTTGAAAGCAAAAGACCTTGGATTAAAAACAGGAATCACAATAATCTTAGGTTTGGGAGAGAAGGAAGAGGATATTGAAAAACTTTTAAATTTAATAGAAGAACTTGAACTTGATAGAATAACATTTTATTCTTTAAACCCTCAAAAAGGAACCATATTTGAAAATAAAACGTCAATAACGACTCTTGAGTATATGAATTGGGTTTCGTCAGTTAGGTTAAATTTCCCAAAAATAAAGATAATAACTGGAACATGGGTGGATAAACTAACCAACATAGGGCCTTTAATAATGAGTGGTTCAAACACAATAACAAAATTCCCACTCTTTAGTATGTTTGGAAAAAAGGAAGGGAAAACAGTAGAAAAAGAAATTTTATCCACTGGAAGAGAGTTACTTGGAACATTTTCAGATGTGGAAGCTTTAATGGGTAAGAAAAAGTTAAAGAACTCTCCATATAAGGATGAAGATATAGAGATAAGTGAGGAAAACCTTGAGAAGATAAATAATTTACAAGATGAGATAAACAAAAAAGTTGAATTCTATGTAAGGAAAACACTAAACAAGATAGCAAAAGAGACCCCAGACATTGAATATAGCCATATGCATTAGTTGGACGAGATGAAATTTAAGGATTTTTGTTCTTTTTGGATGTTATGTAGTAATTAATAATTAAATTATAGTTGTTTGCCAATTTCTTGCGCGGATTTAGATACAACCAAATTTTTAAAAAGGGCGATAAATCAATTGTAAAATTCCAAATAAAGGTTAAATTATCCCTTATAATTTAATGAAGTCTTTATTCATCTGTAAGGCAAACAACTATACATGACTATGTGCATAACTATATAATTTTTTATATCAAAATACCCAATTACCTTTAGATCATCAGTAAATAAAAAATAAAATAATTAAATTAAAGAATTAAAGAATAAAATAATTTGGGTGATAGAGATGGATGTTAGGTTGAGGGCTGATGAATATGCAACAACTAGGGCAATCTTAAAGTCAGCGTTTGACATGTGGTTGGATATTATTGATGTTGATGTTGCTATTGTTGGAGGTGGGCCGAGTGGTTTAACAGCGGCGAGGTATATTGCAAAAGAGGGTTATAAAGTCGTTGTTTTGGAGAGGCATTTGGCTTTTGGTGGCGGAACTTGGGGTGGAGGTATGGGTTTCCCGTACATTGTTGTTGAAGAGCCAGCGGACGAGATTTTGAGAGAAGTAGGTGTTAAGTTGGAGAAGGTTGAGGGTGAGGATGGGTTATATACTGCAGATTCTGTTGAAGTTCCTGCTAAGTTAGCAGTTGGAGCTATAGATGCAGGAGCAAAAGTGTTGACTGGAATAGTCGTTGAAGATTTAGTTTTAAGAGAAAATAGGGTTGCAGGAGTTGTTATCAACAGTTATGCGATAGAAAAAGCGGGTTTGCACATTGATCCAATAACCATAACTGCTAAGTATGTCGTTGATGCTACAGGGCACGATGCTTCGGTAGTAACAACACTCTCAAGGAAAAATCCAGAGTTAAACTTAGAGGTTCCAGGGGAAAAGTCAATGTGGGCTGAGAAGGGTGAGAATGCTTTGTTAAGGAATACGAGGGAAGTTTATCCAGGCTTGTTCGTTTGTGGAATGGCTGCAAATGCAGTTTATGCAGGACACAGAATGGGAGCAATCTTCGGAGGAATGTACATCTCAGGAAAAAAATGTGCTGAAATGATAGTTGAAAAATTGAAAAATAATGAATAAATAGATTGAAAAATCAAAAAAAAAGAAAAAATAAGAGTAATTAAGAAAAATTAATTAAAAATGAAATAAGGATTTAATGAATTTCTTTAAATTATTTTATCTTTCTTTTATCTTTTTCTTCTGCTACTCTTTTTTACTCCTAAGAATGCCCTCTTTATAATCATAGTTGCATAACTACCTTTGTTTAATTCAAATTCCAAAGTAATCTTATATTTTCCGTTGTTTAATTCATCTGGTTTAAATCCACTTGTTTTGAAATCTTTTGGAATGCATAAGATTTTTCTCTCACTGTATACAAATTTGCAGTCCAGACAGTCAATATTCTCTAAATCTTTAAATGTAATTCCCTCATTTTCTAATACTATGTCAATAATTTCCTTAACCTCCCCTTTATATTCAACATCTGGTGCAATTGTTGGGAATTTTACGTCTTTTAATGCATTAAAACTATCTTCATCCAATTCTTTATAGAACATGAAATCTCCACACTCATACTCCAAATAATATCTATCTTTTTCATTAACATAATCCTTTAAAACTTCCTTAATGCATTCATTCCAAAGGTAACTTTGATATGCGGAAACAAAGATTTTTCTCAGCCTGTCGTCAACGTATTTAAACACTTCTTTGTAACTTTTACCTTTGTTTAGGGCATTTATGATATTTACAAACATCCGGCTTTTGATGTCGTTCTTTTCAATATATTTGGCACATTTTTCCCAATCTCCCCAATTTTTTGCTATGTATCTCTTTAAGTCCTTTATTGTCTTTTTCTCACTTTTTTTGTATTTTGTGAGTAAAATTTTCAATGCTTCCTCGTAGTTTCCAAGCATGATTTCCTTTGCTATGAATTTCCTTTCAAAGACACTCCCAAACCTTTGGCTGTCAAAGTAATTTGGCACACCATAATCCAACGCATGAATATTATCAGCAATCTTCAAAAAATCTTCTGATTTTATGCTCCTAACTGTAATATTAAATCTATTCCCAATCAAGTCCCCAATTTTTAGTGGATTTGAAGGAGCAACATACTCTAATTTTAAATTTTTTTCATCTAACTTTAAAATTCCATATTTTTTTGGGATTGTTATATATTGGGTAGTTAAAGCGTGTCTATCTTTTAAACCGCAATATCCAATCTCTTTTAATGGAATTTTGAATTTTTTAGCAATGTAGGAGAGTGCTTTTAGGTTTTCTATGTTTCTTTTTGTTAGTTTGTATAGGTAGTATTCTCCATTCTCGTTGATTGTTTTGCCCAGGTCGATAATCTCTTCAACAATAAAATCCTCTGGTTTTTGCCTAATTTTCATATTCTCACCTTAAAAATTTTAAAAAATTTTTAATTATTCAAAAAAGAACGCAGATATTGGTAAAATTAGAAATTAGAAAATAGTAATATTATAACAAAAAATTTATTAAAATTGGATTTTATTTAATTTTGTTTAATACCTTCAAACACTCAATAACTATCTTTTTTGCTATCTCATCTAATGTGTAGGGAGTTATTGGTTCTAAATCTCTAATAAACTTTCCAGTACCTACAACAATATGCCCCTCTTTATCTAAATTTAAAAATTGGGCTGGGCCTTTTGCATACTTTGCATCGCAGACCTTAATGTTCTCTTCAATCCCAAAAACCCCATTAGTTCCAATAGTTTTTATGCCGCGTTTTTTTGCATAGTCGATTATTGCCCTTGTTGTTGGTATTGTGTCTCCTCCAGCAATGCAAATGATTACAACATCCCCAGTTAGTAAATGTAAGTTATCTTCGTTGATATTCTCAGTAATCCCCACGACCCTATCCCCAAAAAACCTCTCAACGAACTTAACCTTATATTCTCCAATTTTTCCTCCTAACCTTCTGTGGACAATGTCATTTTCTGCTATCTTTGCATTATCAAAGAGATATACTTTCTTAGGTCCTCCTCTATGTACTTCTAACAAATCAAATGCTACCCTAACACCCAACCTACCGCATCCAACAATTGAGACCTCTCCTTTTCGAGTAAGTTTTTTCTCTAATTCTGCTATGTTGTCCATTTTTTCACCAATGAAATTAAAAATGGGATATATTTAATTATTAAAAACAACTAAAAAATAGAATCGTCAATATTTTAAAGATTAACTTAATATATGGCAAAAGTTATTAGTCTAAAAAATGTTATTCTTGAATTTCTTTAATAATTTCTATGCTTTTGGTGTCGTTTCTTTCAATAGCTATGTTTTTTATTTTTTCTAATACCTTTAAATTTTTGTTGCACAATTTTTTGTATTCTTTGCAGTATTCTATGACATCTTTGTAATAAATCTCCAATAGATTTTTGTCATATCTTGATAATTCATAAGTTATGATACCCTTTAAAACCTCATCTCCTGAAAATAAATACATTGGATGAAGCCATAATATTATCCTTTCCTCATCGCTCTCTATGTAATTTTTAATCTTTTCCAAATCCATAAATACATCCACATAGACCAAAACTTCCTTTTTTATTTTACTGTTTACTAAAATGCCACTCAACAAATCCTCAACCCTTGCATCAAATTCAGAGATTAATTTATCTAAATCCTCATCATCTAATTCCATCCATTTTAAAATTCTCTCTCTGTGCTCATAAGTTACGTCGCTTGTTGGGTATACGACTTCATAAGCACTGTCAACTTCAAATTCATATTCTTTTGCCTTTCTTGAGGATAAGTGGATAATCATTAATCCATCATCAACATGCTTTAAATTAACTCTTTTTAGTTTGTACTTTCTGTTCTCTACTTCAACATCTGGTAAATGTTCATAATCTTCCAAATCTCTAATGAATATTTTTTCTTTGTCGAGTGTTCTCATGTAAAATCCTTTAAATTCGACGTCCACCAAATCTGTTCTAATTAAATCTTTGCAATACTCGTCTAAATTTTTGTAAATGTCCTGTAATACTTTGCTCGCCATTTCTTTTGCATGCATAACATTCACCATTATTTGCCCCTAAGGAAGCTCCGCTTTTTAGAGCGGAGAGGATTTGGTATCGATGGATTTATATACAAGTTATTTCATAAATTATACGGCAAAGTCCAAAGGATTTTGCTATTATATTCTTCGAAGGCTGCCTGACCCAGCCTGATGAACATAACCTGCCCAATGACGCCTCGGCGACGAGGATGAGAGGGTGTTCCCCATGGGAACCTCCGCCCTTTAGGCGGAGAGGAGGTCAGCTAAATAAAATCTTGCATTGATAGTATATAGTGTTTGCGTTATAAATTGTCACAACCATCAATGAAATTAAATGTCTAATTATATCATTTATTTGAAATTTTACGTAAAAGTTTATTTGTATTTCAAAAATCTATTGTGGTTAAGTAAGTGCAAAAAATTCTGCAAACAACTATAAATAGTATATAGTCTATATAGTCTCGGACATTAATAAGTGGATAATTATCATTTGGAAAAATTTTTGTGGCAAAACTTTGTTTTGTCATTTATCCTCCTTCCCTTAAATACCATCCTTTATCCTTAATATTTTTAATCATTTTTCCATCATACTTTCCAATGCCTAAAAAGTCCCTATATTTGTTAAAAACAGCAACTTTACCTTTACCATGAATTTCTAAGATTGATGATTTGAAGATATCCCTACCGTACAAAAACATTGTTTCTCCTTTTTCATTCACAATAGCGTAGTTTTTACAAATTCCATCAGCGATTAGGGACATTCCCTCCAAAGATAGTAAAAATCTGTTTTTATTTTTCCTTGAGAACTCTCCAAATATTATGCCAAAACTATAAACCTTCTCAAAGTTCTTTAAATTTTTGATAACCTCTTTTGTTGCATACACAACATTAACCCAATTACCAACCAACGCGTATAAATTCTCAAATGGGAAGGTTTTTAGGTATTCCTCATCCACAAATCTTTTAAGTTCATGTTTAATTATCCCTATTTCCTTTTTTGTTAATGCCCTAAACTTCATCGCCTCACCACATATTACATTAGAAAACTCGAAAATCCAAACATACCAATGTCTTATAAATGTGATTTAAAAAATTAAAATTAAAAGAATAACGCTCATCTTCAAATATCATTACTTATACGGCAAACAAGTTTTACCATTGACAATTTTTTATATGCACCAGCCCGCAAAGCCACGATAACAGCACACTATTTATATAGGTAATCTTGAATGAACATGAGCGATCCTTAAAATTTACCGATAGTGGGTTTTATACTTTATGTAATGGCATTGTTAGTTTCTGGAATAGTTTATTATAAAGTATGCCGCAAAAAATTTTTAGAACATAATTGTCGCTAAGAAGACACCATTTGAATGATTAAAATTTACTCAATTTCATAAGACAAAAGATTTTCTTTAACTTTATTTATTTTCTCAATCTTCTCATCAACTTCTTTTTCATATTTATTTATTCTTTCCTTAAAGCTCTTTATTGCCCTCTCAACTTCTTTTGGTGCAGGGCCTCCTACAACATCCCTCATTTTGACATTCTCATAAGGATCTAATGCCTTCTTTATTTTTTCTTCATCAATTTTTAAGTTGTATTTTTCTAAAACCTCATAAATAACCTTAATCATATCCTTTTTTTCCTCAATCGCCCTCCTTACAACTTCCCCAACAATACCATGGGCAGTTCTAAATGGAATATTGCATTCTCTAACAAGAGTATCGGCAAGTTCTGTTGCAGTTGAATAATTAGCATTTGCTAACTCTCTCATCCTATCTGCATTTACTTTTAATGTTTTTAACATACCATGTATCATTTTTATCGTGTCTATTGTTGTATAAACGCTTTTCCACAAATGCGGACTTATTTCTTGCAAGTCTCTATTGTAGGTGTTAGGCAATGCCTTCAAAATGGTTAAAACACTAATTAAATTCCCATTTAAGGTTGATAATTTTGCCCGTGCAATCTCTGCAACGTCTGGGTTCTTCTTTTGTGGCATTATTGAGGATGTTGATGTGTATTCGTTTGCAATCTCAACAATCCCAAACTCGTATGTTGAGAATAGAATCAACTCCTCACAAATTTTTGATAAATTAGTCCCCAATATAGAGAGATTTGCCATCGTCTCAGCAATAAAATCCCTTGCAGAAACAGCATCCATTGAATTTTCTATAATGCCATCGAAGCCCAAAAGTTCCTTTGTCCTTTCCCTATCTATATCAAAACCAGTAGTTGCCATTGCCCCACTACCTAATGGGGAGATGTTTATTCTTTTGTAGGTGTCCAACAACCTTAAAATGTCCCTCTCAATTGCTGAAACATAGCTTAGCAAGTGATGGGCAAAGGTTGTTGGCTGTGCATGTTGCAAATGGGTGTATCCGACCATAAGCGTTTCTTTATGCTCTTTTGCCATGTTTAGGAGGTCCTTCTCTAAGTTTATAAGCATTTTTAAGATTAATAAAACCTTTTCCCTCAAAGCCATCCTTAAGTCAGTTGCAACTTCATCGTTCCTACTCCTACCAGTGTGCATTCTTCCAGCAACGTCCTCACCTAATTTTTTAATCAATTCACTCTCAATAACCATGTGTATGTCATCCAATGAAGGGTCTAAGTTGAGATTTTCCATGCCTTTTTTATAAATCTCTTTCAAACCTTCAATAATCTTTTTTGCATCTTCTTTTGAGATGATATTGTTTTCCATTAGCATTATTACGTGTGCAATATCACATAAGATATCTGCCTCAAAAATTTCTCTATCGAAATCTAAACTTGTTGTGTATTTTGCCACATCATTCTTTACTGAGTTTCCTAACCTACCTCTTCTTAGAATGTTCATAAAATCACCAAATTTTTTGTAAATTTTTGTATTTTTTATTTTAAATTTTTTGTGGATTTGTTAGAATTACTTTTCTAATGAATATTTGAAATTTAATACTTATTTTTGTGAGCGTAATTCTAAAAGTAGTTAAGCTACTTATGTAAATTACTTTACTTTTCCATAGTTATTGAAAATTTTAGGATACTTATTATATTTTTTAAGTTAAATCGATATATTTATGTAGTAATTTAGTACCATTCATGATTTATATAATATTGTTTAAGTGGTACTATGAATTACATAAATATTAAAGATAAAAATAAAGGTTGGTTAGATGCCCTATATTCAGCATGGTGTAATGGATGTAAATTTTACAATAAAAAGGAATATAATAAAGCAATGAAATATTTTAACTTACTAAATCAAATTTTTAGGGAAAATGTCCCAAAATATGATTTTTATGAACTTAGAGAAGAAGCATATAAAGAAATTTTAAATAATAACATCCAAAAAGGAATTAAAAAATTCATCTGGCATATTGAGGGGATTTTGTTAAGTAAGGACTATTATAGTTTATCAGGGGAATTAATAACTGTTACTTCAATACTTACAAAGATTGGAAAATATAACATTGCTAAATGTTTTTTGAATATAGGTGCAGAGAGAATATATGAAGATATTAAAGATATTAAACCAGAATCTATATTAAAAGAAGTATTAAATTCTTTGTTTGGTGATGAAGAGATAGAGAGAATAAAAAGAGAAAATAATTTAGAAAATTTGATTAAAGAAAACATTATTGATTTTAATATTGATTATTTTAATAGTATGATGGATTTTTTTATGTATGCTTTAAATTGGGAAAGATTTTTAAAAATACATGAAGAAGTTAAGAATAAAATAAAAAAATGCAAAATATCAAGAGAAATTATTGAAAAAATCATTGAAAGATTTGAAGAATCAATGAGTGATAAATTATCTATAGCCTATTTATTAAAAGGAGATTATGCTAAGTGTCTTGAATATATGGAATTATTTAAGAGGCATTATGGTGAATGTTTGAAAGAATATGAAATAGAAAAAAATAAATTTAATTTAATTGAATATATTGCAAATAGTTTAAAAGATAGGATTATTAAAAAAGAAGAATGGATAATTGAATTAAATGAAATTTACAAAGATATTTTAAATAAACCTTTAAAACCAACGTATAAAGAAACTAAAAACTGTGATTTGGAATATATTCTGGATTATTATGTTTTAAAAAGTTTTATTGAGTCAATATAAAGGATTATGGAGTTAAAACCAACTTAAAGGTTTCACTGCTATAGCTATGCTTTGCATGATGGGGGCTGTATTAGCTGAGCCGGTGGTTTTGGGAAATGTTGGATACTATGTAGGAAAAGAATTAGCTGGAGAAGCTGGAAGTGTTGTTGGAGGTTATATTGGAACAAAAGCTGGAGAATATGCTGGTGAAAGTGCAGGAATAATATTGGCAGAATTGTATGCAGAGGAGGGAGCAGCTGCTGGCTCTATAGCAGGACCAGTCGGTGCAATAATAGGGGGAATAACCGGCGCGTTATAAATATCCAATATATATTCTAATTTTCTTTATTATTTATAATATTATTTTTTGCTAAACCACTATGGGGTTGAGAACGATGGATAGCTGGGTTATTGTCATTTTTTTAATAATATACGCATTAATAGTACCATGGTTTGTTAATTGGATAATTTTAAATAGGCAAAATAAAAAAGTTGGTTTTTTAAAGTCTTTCCATTATTTAGAAAAAAAATTTAGTACTAAAGAAAAATTTGTCATAATATTTGTTGAGTTTATTTTAGTAATTACCTTGTTATATGGATATACACGGCTAAATATAAGTCAATTATATAGAATATTTTACCTATTTTCTGGCATTCTAATTGTGTTCTTGTTTAATTATTTATTAAAGATATCACTTAGACATGCAAAATCTAAACAAATAAGCTTTAATGATTAACTTAACTTGCAATAAAAAACGATGTGGATGGAAATATGAAAGTATTGTATATGATAACCATATTTTTATTTATCTTTGGATTTATTTCATCTTTAATGCTGAATATTAATACTAATAGCAATAATAATTCAAAAGTCGGAAATACCCCTAATTTTAAATTAGCTTCAGCACCTTTAACTTTAATTCTAACAAACAATCTAAAACTTATTTTTCTAATGTTAGCTGGAGCTATAACTTTCGGCTTATCCACTTTTATAAACTTAATCGCTCATGTTCATTCAAGATTACCTATATAAATAGTGTGCTGTTATCGTGGCTTTGCGGGCTGGTGCATATAAAAAATTGTCAATGGTAAAACTTGTTATCTATAGGTAATGATGTTTGAAGATGAGCGTTAAGGATTAATGCTTTATTTCAAATTTTAAGGAAGACTGAACTATTTGAGTTCTTTTAGAACTGGTAATTTTCCATATAATTTTATTTTTCACCTAAACATTATAGTATCCTATCTATATAATTACTTTAATAGTGATTATAGTCGTGTGCGTTAGAAATTGGAAATATGCTACTGATAAAATCATAAAGATTTATGACTTATTTAAAATTTAAAGGATGGATAAATGTTATTTGGAAATTCATTAATGTATAAATAAGTTTAAAAATTAATGGCAAAACC
The sequence above is a segment of the Methanotorris igneus Kol 5 genome. Coding sequences within it:
- a CDS encoding acylphosphatase, translated to MSTTYELIIYGKVQHVGFRDRIENIGKGLGIDGIVYNFKDGTVRILANFEDEDIKEFFKKSIKMLEKKDNLIKIDKIEEKELNAFIEFPEGINRISADDLLELNKKLDEGVKYIKLIFGSLEELNVKVDKQTEILEKLNVKMDKQTEILEKLNAKMDKQTEILTELKKGHDEVRETLNKMVEILEKILK
- a CDS encoding sn-glycerol-1-phosphate dehydrogenase, with the translated sequence MIVIPRYILIKENAIYQTTDILKKLNLKNPLVITGKNTKKYCKFDFDIQYYDEIDIDEFEVSKYYKYDSIIGLGGGRAIDTGKLIAYKLGIPFLSIPTTASNDGIASPIVSIRQPSFMTEAPIAIIADINIIKKSPKRLLSAGMGDIVSNITAVLDWKLAHREIGEEYSESSAIFSKTIAKELIDYVLNSNLEEYPKKLVKSLIASGITISIAHSSRPASGSEHLFSHALDHLKKEYDLKINSLHGEQCGIGTIMMSYLHELENEKLKGLSEKIKLSLKKVNAPTTAKELEIDEDLIIEALTIAHKIRNRYTILRHGISKEKAKEIAEKTEVI
- a CDS encoding radical SAM protein; the protein is MNSEEILENAIKAFKLTTKHHGNYTSLERALFLGWYCNLKNPCKFCYMSTQKNKIKDPLKARRRLETILAEAILMKRIGWKLEFISGGYGYTSKEINDIVEMVAYVQKSRQYLNVGLVDFDNLNLDVIEGVVGAVETVNEELHDYLCPDKPIEKIKDMLLKAKDLGLKTGITIILGLGEKEEDIEKLLNLIEELELDRITFYSLNPQKGTIFENKTSITTLEYMNWVSSVRLNFPKIKIITGTWVDKLTNIGPLIMSGSNTITKFPLFSMFGKKEGKTVEKEILSTGRELLGTFSDVEALMGKKKLKNSPYKDEDIEISEENLEKINNLQDEINKKVEFYVRKTLNKIAKETPDIEYSHMH
- a CDS encoding sulfide-dependent adenosine diphosphate thiazole synthase, translated to MDVRLRADEYATTRAILKSAFDMWLDIIDVDVAIVGGGPSGLTAARYIAKEGYKVVVLERHLAFGGGTWGGGMGFPYIVVEEPADEILREVGVKLEKVEGEDGLYTADSVEVPAKLAVGAIDAGAKVLTGIVVEDLVLRENRVAGVVINSYAIEKAGLHIDPITITAKYVVDATGHDASVVTTLSRKNPELNLEVPGEKSMWAEKGENALLRNTREVYPGLFVCGMAANAVYAGHRMGAIFGGMYISGKKCAEMIVEKLKNNE
- the truD gene encoding tRNA pseudouridine(13) synthase TruD, whose translation is MKIRQKPEDFIVEEIIDLGKTINENGEYYLYKLTKRNIENLKALSYIAKKFKIPLKEIGYCGLKDRHALTTQYITIPKKYGILKLDEKNLKLEYVAPSNPLKIGDLIGNRFNITVRSIKSEDFLKIADNIHALDYGVPNYFDSQRFGSVFERKFIAKEIMLGNYEEALKILLTKYKKSEKKTIKDLKRYIAKNWGDWEKCAKYIEKNDIKSRMFVNIINALNKGKSYKEVFKYVDDRLRKIFVSAYQSYLWNECIKEVLKDYVNEKDRYYLEYECGDFMFYKELDEDSFNALKDVKFPTIAPDVEYKGEVKEIIDIVLENEGITFKDLENIDCLDCKFVYSERKILCIPKDFKTSGFKPDELNNGKYKITLEFELNKGSYATMIIKRAFLGVKKSSRRKR
- a CDS encoding ThiF family adenylyltransferase, with amino-acid sequence MDNIAELEKKLTRKGEVSIVGCGRLGVRVAFDLLEVHRGGPKKVYLFDNAKIAENDIVHRRLGGKIGEYKVKFVERFFGDRVVGITENINEDNLHLLTGDVVIICIAGGDTIPTTRAIIDYAKKRGIKTIGTNGVFGIEENIKVCDAKYAKGPAQFLNLDKEGHIVVGTGKFIRDLEPITPYTLDEIAKKIVIECLKVLNKIK